The DNA sequence GTTGGCTCGCTATAGCTGGCCGGGCAACGTGCGAGAATTGCAAAACGTCATTGAACGCGCGGTCATCAACGCCAACAATGGCCAATTGCGATTCGACGGACTCGTCAGCCCTCGGATGGGAGCAACGCAACCTCTCACGAACGAAGCGAAGGCGCGAGCCAAACCTAAGGGCAATATCCTTTCCCGAAGCGATTTAATCCAACTTGAGATAGAGAATCTCGAAGGAGCGATTGCTGCCGCAGACGGTAAAATCTACGGCCCACACGGCGCGGCAGAACTGCTCGGCGTGCGACCGACTACATTGGCATCACGCATGCGCAAATTGGGAATCAACAAGCCTCGGTGACGTAAGTGCTTGTACTCCTACTCATCGCAGTGTGCGGCTGTCATAGTGAAGCAATGGCACCTAATGTTGCGGACGAGCGGCACGAACGCCATGTGCACGAGCCCAAAGATGCGCATGACCATGAACATCCCGAAGAGTGCCGTACAGAAACCGATGATCACATCGAGGCGCGGCCGGCTTGCAATAAACGCAACGGTTCGGCCCGCCCGGTGGCTATCGCCGGCCAAAGTGCGGCGATCACGCACAGCGCCAGCGTAATGCCGAAACCGATTAAGAGCTTTGCCCAGGGTATAACCAGCGGTGTGATCATACCGCCGCGGATGTTTATGTACCGGGTAACGCCCGTGCCGCAATACCCAGCCAGGACTCCCAGGCCGACGCTGAGAACACAGGCCACAATCGCGACTAAGACTGCTTCAGCCAGGATTAAACGAAACAAGCTGAAACGCGACAGGCCCAGCGCGCGCATGACGCCCATCTCCCAGCGCCTGGCGCGCACCGATGACAGGATCGTATTCATTACCCCTAGCGAAGTGACGGCCAAAGTTACCAAAGGCAGTTGGCTGAGTCCCCAGATGATGCCATCGGCCCGTTCACGAATTGCCGTGCGAACGCCTTCAGCCGTACGAATATTTATGGTCGTCGAATAGTTGCCGCGACGAGGATTGCCGGGCGGCCCCATCGCTCCCCTCTCAGGGCGGTCTCGACGGCGCGCCGCGGCCAAGCTGGGATCGAAATTACGTTCGGCGATAGCCTGCAACGAATTCTTGATGTCCTCCTCGGTCGCCGTCCCGTCGAGGTTCATCCAAAAGAACGTCGTTCGGTCGATGCCGAAGTCGTTGCGCACCTGGTCGAACGAGGCAAACATCAACCCCGCGGCACGGCCGCCGTTGCGGTTCCGTAAGCCAACTTTACTGATCCAATGCCAGCCACTCATCGAGACGACGCCGGCAATCTCGTATTCAAACTTTTGATTCGGTGTTTCCGGCGGAACGACCGAAAATTTGTCGCCGACGTTCAAGCCAGACTCGCGCTGAAAATGATCCGGTACCAAGCAATACCTGCCATTCTTGATCTTTGCCAGCGCTTCCTCGCGCGTCCCTTGCACGAAGTCGAAATCGAACATTGGATGCTTGCCACCCAGCGCTCGATCCGTGTCGACTCCCAGCATTACGCAGTTATCCTGTCGCGTCGCAGAAGGGCGGACGCGAAAGCCGGTGATATCGTCGGCAAATTTTGTCTGTTCGACGGCGAGGGGCAGGCACTGATCGGTCTTGATTCCCTTAATGTGCTGCACATTTTCGATCTCGGAGAAGGGCACGCCCGTCGGTGTGAGGCCTGCCACCATGTCCGGCGCCCACTTGCCCGGTGTAAAGGGGCCCAGCATTGAGTATCCCCACGTTTGCATCGCCACGAACAATCCAAGGCCTAGGGTAGGTGCGATGACCGCTCCGAGCGTTCGCGACAGATTCATCGTGAGCTGCTTGGCCAACAAACGGCGATCGAGACCCAAAAGTCGTGCCACCATGGGGGCAGCGAACCTCTCGGTGACGATGATTGCGCCCGGTGCCAATAGAACGAAGCCAATCACCATGCTGGTGCATCCCATCGCAGCCGATATGCCGTAGCGTGCAGTGTCTGCCATCGGCACCCAAAACACCAAGAGAGGATTCACGGCAATCAGTAGCAGCCCCACGATTGTCGCGCCCCAGGAGAATCGTGCTCCGTATTTCTGCTGTCGCGGCGCCATGGCTTCGAGTGGGCTGACGTTTGTGGCTCGCCACGCCGGCATAATCGACGCTGCCAAAGCTCCGCCCAACGCGCAGGCACCGGATAGCAGGATGCACCATTTTCCTAGCGAGACGCCATCGGGGAACATGTTGGGTCGAAGCATGCGCATCAACTCCAATAAGCCCCAGCCCGCTAACAGTCCGCCGCCCCAGCCAACCAAGCCCAACAGCATACTCTCGATCGCGATCATTGCCCCGATTTGCGCCTTGGTCAGCGATACGGCACGAAGCACGGCGAACTGCCGGATGCGCTCGTGCACTCCCATGCTAAGCGTCGTAAAAATGATGAACAGCGCTGCCAGCAACGATATTCCCGTCGCCGAATACGCCTGTATGCGGATGGCTTCGGAGGTCGTACTATTGGTAATTTCGTTTTCGACCTCCGCAAGTGATTGCATCTCGGCGGCCGAGTCTTTGCCGTTGAAGCGATCGCTCCAGGCGGCCTGGAATTCCACTGGCTTAACGCCGCTGCGCAGCACGATGCCCGCAAAGCTGATACGCGGGGCCGCGCCTGTCAACTTTTCGGCCAAGGTCAGCCGCACGTACAAGGCATTGCTCGTGGGTCCGCGGCGCAGTGCGGCTTCGCGCGATGGCGGCAAGCCGATCGTGAATTTTGGTGGCGGCAAGGTGCGTGATTGTTCAACGATGCCCACGATCTTGACGAGTTGCACTTCTTTGTCAGGACCTCCTCCTACCGCCACTTCGTCCCCCACTTTCACCCCCAATTGTTCTGCCGAACCGCTACTTAGCACCCCCTCGCTGCGATCCATCTGACGCGGATCAAGCCAGACCCCCTCCAACAACGTGTGGGGCGGCTCGCTAGCATCGGTGCCGACCAGCGATGGAACGCGATTCATCCTCGTCATGGCGGCCGAGGCGCTGGCGGCGACTTCCGCTGAAGAGGGAATGCGTGGCGACCCCGAAGTTGGGGCGCCGTCGCGCTCTGGCGTGTCGATCACCCCCGGCTTTTGAATACGCGCCCGAGTTTGAAATACGGGATCGACCGCCGCTACTGCCGGATCCGCGCGCAGCGCCTCGATCAATTCCTGCGAAAGTGCCGGCCCTCCGGTACCTCCTATGAACGAAGAGGCTTGCGAAGGATCCGCCACGGGGAGCAAGATCAACTCATAACGTCCCAGGTAGCCTTCAGCGAACTCGTCAAACTTTTGCGACAACGAAT is a window from the Pirellulales bacterium genome containing:
- a CDS encoding hydrogenase, coding for LARYSWPGNVRELQNVIERAVINANNGQLRFDGLVSPRMGATQPLTNEAKARAKPKGNILSRSDLIQLEIENLEGAIAAADGKIYGPHGAAELLGVRPTTLASRMRKLGINKPR
- a CDS encoding ABC transporter permease produces the protein MKVAELKIVIRLVISHALQHPARMMLTMFSTIAAACIVVWVVSGYDSLSQKFDEFAEGYLGRYELILLPVADPSQASSFIGGTGGPALSQELIEALRADPAVAAVDPVFQTRARIQKPGVIDTPERDGAPTSGSPRIPSSAEVAASASAAMTRMNRVPSLVGTDASEPPHTLLEGVWLDPRQMDRSEGVLSSGSAEQLGVKVGDEVAVGGGPDKEVQLVKIVGIVEQSRTLPPPKFTIGLPPSREAALRRGPTSNALYVRLTLAEKLTGAAPRISFAGIVLRSGVKPVEFQAAWSDRFNGKDSAAEMQSLAEVENEITNSTTSEAIRIQAYSATGISLLAALFIIFTTLSMGVHERIRQFAVLRAVSLTKAQIGAMIAIESMLLGLVGWGGGLLAGWGLLELMRMLRPNMFPDGVSLGKWCILLSGACALGGALAASIMPAWRATNVSPLEAMAPRQQKYGARFSWGATIVGLLLIAVNPLLVFWVPMADTARYGISAAMGCTSMVIGFVLLAPGAIIVTERFAAPMVARLLGLDRRLLAKQLTMNLSRTLGAVIAPTLGLGLFVAMQTWGYSMLGPFTPGKWAPDMVAGLTPTGVPFSEIENVQHIKGIKTDQCLPLAVEQTKFADDITGFRVRPSATRQDNCVMLGVDTDRALGGKHPMFDFDFVQGTREEALAKIKNGRYCLVPDHFQRESGLNVGDKFSVVPPETPNQKFEYEIAGVVSMSGWHWISKVGLRNRNGGRAAGLMFASFDQVRNDFGIDRTTFFWMNLDGTATEEDIKNSLQAIAERNFDPSLAAARRRDRPERGAMGPPGNPRRGNYSTTINIRTAEGVRTAIRERADGIIWGLSQLPLVTLAVTSLGVMNTILSSVRARRWEMGVMRALGLSRFSLFRLILAEAVLVAIVACVLSVGLGVLAGYCGTGVTRYINIRGGMITPLVIPWAKLLIGFGITLALCVIAALWPAIATGRAEPLRLLQAGRASM